The window TCACGATGGCCATACCAGCCTCCTGTAGCCGCGGGCGAAGTAGAGGAGGGGGGGGCCCATCTCCCCAAGCTCCACCTCCTCCACCCGCCCCACCACGATCCGGTGGTCCCCGCCGGGGTAGAGGGCCTCCAGGCGGCACCGGAGCACCGCCAAGGCCCCCTCTACCCTTCCCTCCACCAAGCCCACCCCCTCCCTGGGCCTGCCGGCGAAGTGCTCGGCGACCCCCTCCTGCCCTTCCCGAAGGAGGCTCACGCTGAAGGCCCCCGCTTTCTCCAGGAGGGGCAAAAGCTTCGCCCGCTCGCTCACCGCCAGGGCCACCAGGGGGGGCTCGAGGCTCAAGGACATGAAGGCGGTGGCGGTCATGCCCCGCTCCTCCTCCCCCGCCCTCGCCGCCACCACGGTGACGCCGCTGGCGAAGCGGCTGAGCGCCTCCTTGAAGGCCTCCCTCACGCCCGCACCTCCGAGAAGACCTCGAGGCTCGCCTGGAGGAAGGTGCGGATGCGCTCCTTGTAGGGTTCCTTATCGTAAACCTGGTAGAGGGTTTGGTACATGCGCACGGGGTCGCCGAAGAAGAAGCGCTCGTAAAGCTCCTGACGGGCCCCGAAGCCGGAGAGGGTCATGTCCCAGGCCAGGCGGAAGAGGGCCACCCGCTCCCGGGCCTCCAGGGTGGCCCCTTGCAGGTACTTGTCCAGAAGGGGGGCCAGGGGGCCTTTGAAGTCCTTTTCGGAAGGGAGGGTGATGAGGCCCGAGGCCCCGATCTGCTCCAGGATCTCCCGGATCCTGGGGTAGAGCCTGGGGTAGAGGTTCCGCGCCCCGTCCAGGGCCTTGCGGTCCGGAACCAGGAG is drawn from Thermus sp. LT1-2-5 and contains these coding sequences:
- the hpaC gene encoding 4-hydroxyphenylacetate 3-monooxygenase reductase subunit, whose product is MREAFKEALSRFASGVTVVAARAGEEERGMTATAFMSLSLEPPLVALAVSERAKLLPLLEKAGAFSVSLLREGQEGVAEHFAGRPREGVGLVEGRVEGALAVLRCRLEALYPGGDHRIVVGRVEEVELGEMGPPLLYFARGYRRLVWPS